A genomic segment from Streptomyces sp. NBC_01233 encodes:
- a CDS encoding Dyp-type peroxidase, with the protein MSLDLSNKSPIGPKDPSSDLPSDLDKYLKDIQGNILKSHGRDHSQHLFIQFTDPAKAKGWLVSMAGRVTSASKQWKDSLQRRKIFAEAEKQSNPAAWREARLEKQAGDVFINVLLSKKGYDRLGMPAGRIPQDAAFVRGAQAEETITMLGDPPVTAPAGRDQWETGFQQDLHALVSVADDSPAEVAQEAERISDEVGKNGGRVVHREIGTVLRYGENGPVREHFGFVDGVSQPLFYAADVEKAKPVGKFRYDPTAPLGLALVKDPGGDKETGYGSYFVYRKLEQNVPQFMHDRFVLAAAIAHADGREAANESDKELAGAYMVGRFRDGAPVVEYASESGVGKDIPNNFNYETDLNGDKCPFQSHIRKTNPRGETGSPLERDVRIVRRGISFERDGKVGLLFLCAQGNIQNQFEFMQKSWCNNSEFLRPEVKPNPAGALDTGLDPIIGQGGVTEQEWPKKHGEDERIKATLKQSVMMKGGEYFFMPSLSFLKKAGA; encoded by the coding sequence ATGTCGCTCGACCTCTCGAACAAGTCGCCGATCGGACCGAAGGACCCCTCCTCCGACCTCCCGTCCGACCTCGACAAGTACCTGAAGGACATCCAGGGCAACATCCTCAAGAGCCACGGGCGTGACCACAGCCAGCACCTGTTCATCCAGTTCACGGACCCGGCCAAGGCAAAGGGGTGGCTCGTCTCCATGGCGGGCCGCGTGACATCGGCGTCGAAGCAGTGGAAGGACTCGCTGCAACGGCGCAAGATCTTCGCCGAAGCGGAGAAACAGTCCAATCCGGCAGCCTGGCGCGAGGCACGACTCGAGAAGCAGGCGGGTGACGTCTTCATCAACGTGCTGCTGTCCAAGAAGGGGTACGACAGGCTCGGCATGCCGGCGGGACGGATCCCGCAGGACGCGGCGTTCGTGCGCGGCGCGCAGGCCGAGGAGACGATCACCATGCTCGGCGATCCTCCGGTCACGGCTCCCGCCGGGCGCGACCAGTGGGAGACCGGGTTCCAGCAGGACCTGCACGCCCTCGTCAGCGTCGCTGACGACAGCCCGGCCGAGGTCGCGCAGGAGGCCGAGCGGATCAGCGACGAGGTGGGGAAGAACGGCGGAAGGGTCGTGCACAGAGAGATCGGCACCGTCCTGCGCTACGGGGAGAACGGCCCGGTCAGGGAGCACTTCGGGTTCGTCGACGGGGTCAGTCAGCCTTTGTTCTACGCCGCGGACGTCGAGAAGGCGAAGCCCGTCGGGAAGTTCCGGTATGACCCCACGGCCCCGCTGGGGCTGGCCCTGGTCAAGGACCCGGGTGGCGACAAGGAGACCGGATACGGCTCCTACTTCGTCTACCGCAAGCTCGAACAGAACGTCCCCCAGTTCATGCACGACAGGTTCGTCCTGGCCGCCGCGATCGCCCATGCGGACGGCCGGGAAGCGGCCAACGAGTCCGACAAGGAGCTTGCCGGCGCCTACATGGTGGGACGTTTCCGCGACGGCGCTCCGGTGGTGGAGTACGCCTCGGAGAGCGGAGTCGGCAAGGACATCCCGAACAACTTCAACTACGAGACGGACCTGAACGGCGACAAGTGCCCGTTCCAGTCGCACATCCGCAAGACCAACCCGCGGGGCGAAACCGGGAGCCCGCTTGAACGGGACGTCCGCATCGTCCGCCGGGGCATCAGCTTCGAAAGGGACGGAAAGGTCGGCCTGCTGTTCCTGTGTGCTCAGGGCAACATCCAGAACCAGTTCGAGTTCATGCAGAAGTCCTGGTGCAACAACTCCGAATTCCTGCGTCCCGAGGTGAAACCGAATCCGGCGGGCGCCCTGGACACCGGGCTCGACCCGATCATCGGTCAGGGTGGGGTGACAGAACAGGAATGGCCGAAGAAGCACGGCGAGGATGAGCGGATCAAGGCCACTCTGAAGCAATCGGTCATGATGAAGGGCGGCGAGTACTTCTTCATGCCCAGCCTGAGTTTCCTCAAGAAGGCCGGCGCGTAG
- a CDS encoding FAD-dependent oxidoreductase — MIDVAVIGAGVSGAYAAWRLLGPEAGHSSVLEELRRRRGSPLAVGLFEGSERVGGRLFSVTPPGMPHLHAGLGGMRYLSNHPVVADLVDHLGLPSGPFPVDEPQNLAYLRQRRFTLPQYSDPEVVPYDVPAAIRGRTPDDALLSDIECFVPDAAGTRRCPRSSFGGSWQRAGPWPASKLFLAYDRPWWEDIGLNAGRSTTSATEAAVLSSDEGHALGSPGHPE, encoded by the coding sequence GTGATCGACGTTGCGGTCATCGGCGCCGGGGTGTCCGGCGCGTACGCCGCCTGGCGTCTGCTCGGCCCGGAAGCCGGGCACAGCAGCGTGCTGGAAGAGCTTCGGCGGCGGCGCGGCAGTCCCCTCGCGGTGGGCCTGTTCGAGGGCAGCGAGCGCGTCGGCGGCCGTCTCTTCTCCGTAACCCCGCCCGGTATGCCGCACCTGCACGCCGGGCTCGGGGGGATGCGATACCTGAGCAACCATCCGGTCGTGGCCGACCTCGTGGATCATCTCGGGTTGCCGTCAGGTCCCTTCCCGGTCGACGAGCCGCAGAACCTCGCCTACCTGCGCCAGCGCCGCTTCACCCTGCCCCAGTACTCCGACCCGGAGGTCGTGCCCTACGACGTGCCGGCCGCAATCCGGGGCAGGACGCCGGACGACGCGCTCCTGTCCGACATCGAGTGTTTCGTCCCCGACGCCGCCGGCACCAGACGATGCCCGAGGAGCTCGTTCGGCGGTTCGTGGCAGAGGGCGGGACCGTGGCCGGCCTCCAAGCTCTTCCTCGCCTACGACCGACCATGGTGGGAGGACATCGGCCTGAATGCCGGCCGCTCAACGACCTCAGCGACCGAGGCCGCCGTCCTGTCAAGCGACGAAGGCCATGCGTTGGGTTCCCCCGGGCACCCGGAGTAA
- a CDS encoding GMC oxidoreductase, which produces MTPNLTRRHLLGLGALSTASALGFTRIGLASAAAAEPAAAQYAPAMVVGSGYGSAVAALRLGQAGVRTVVLEMGRLWDTAGPDGKVFPSTSAPDHRSMWFRTRTEAPLAQFLWLDVVNRDISPYPGVLDRVNFGDMSVYVGRGVGGGSLVNGGMAPTPRRSYFTEVLPRVNADEMYGTYYPRARAMLGVNDIDPAWFESTEWYRFARISRKHAQNTGLKTVFVPNVYDFAYMKREAAGTAPRSALAGEVIYGNNHGKKSVDKTYLAAALGTGNVTIETMQRVVGVRQDPAGGYVLTVQTSDVTGRVTQVRELGCRQLFLGAGSLGTTEILLRARETGTLPALDGKVGRGWGPNGNVMTARANHLWDTVGANQATMPAMGIDDWDNAANPVFAEIAPLPMGLEHWISMYLAITKNPERGHFTYDAATDSARLNWRRDQNTPSVNAAKNLFDRINRRNFTMYRYDLFGGNKAFADNFTYHPLGGCVLGEATDAYGRAKGYQGLYVVDGSLIPGSLGVNPFVTITALAERNMARILAEDPR; this is translated from the coding sequence ATGACACCCAATCTGACGCGCCGTCACCTCCTGGGACTCGGCGCACTCTCGACCGCCTCCGCCCTCGGGTTCACACGGATCGGCCTGGCCTCCGCCGCCGCTGCCGAGCCGGCCGCGGCCCAGTACGCGCCCGCCATGGTCGTCGGCTCCGGTTACGGCTCCGCCGTCGCCGCGCTGCGGCTCGGGCAGGCGGGCGTGCGGACCGTCGTCCTCGAAATGGGCCGGCTCTGGGACACCGCCGGGCCCGACGGCAAGGTCTTCCCCTCCACCTCCGCGCCCGACCACCGCTCCATGTGGTTCCGCACCCGCACGGAGGCCCCGCTCGCCCAGTTCCTCTGGCTCGACGTGGTCAACCGCGACATCAGCCCGTACCCGGGGGTGCTGGACCGGGTGAACTTCGGCGACATGTCCGTGTACGTGGGCCGAGGCGTCGGCGGAGGCTCGCTGGTCAACGGCGGCATGGCGCCCACGCCGCGCCGCTCGTACTTCACCGAGGTGCTGCCCCGGGTCAACGCCGACGAGATGTACGGCACGTACTACCCCCGAGCCCGCGCCATGCTCGGCGTCAACGACATCGACCCGGCCTGGTTCGAGTCCACGGAGTGGTACCGCTTCGCCCGGATCTCCCGCAAGCACGCCCAGAACACCGGCCTGAAGACCGTCTTCGTCCCCAACGTCTACGACTTCGCGTACATGAAGCGCGAGGCGGCCGGCACCGCCCCCCGGTCGGCGCTGGCCGGGGAGGTCATCTACGGCAACAACCACGGGAAGAAGAGCGTCGACAAGACCTACCTCGCCGCCGCCCTCGGCACCGGCAACGTCACCATCGAGACCATGCAGCGCGTGGTCGGCGTACGGCAGGACCCCGCCGGGGGGTACGTGCTGACCGTGCAGACCAGCGACGTGACCGGGCGGGTCACCCAGGTCCGCGAGCTCGGCTGCAGGCAGCTCTTCCTCGGAGCGGGCAGCCTCGGCACCACCGAGATCCTGCTGCGGGCCCGCGAGACCGGGACGCTGCCCGCGCTCGACGGCAAGGTCGGGCGCGGCTGGGGCCCGAACGGCAACGTCATGACCGCCCGCGCCAACCACCTCTGGGACACGGTCGGCGCCAACCAGGCCACCATGCCCGCCATGGGCATCGACGACTGGGACAACGCGGCCAACCCGGTCTTCGCCGAGATAGCCCCGCTCCCCATGGGGCTGGAGCACTGGATCTCGATGTACCTGGCCATCACGAAGAATCCGGAGCGCGGGCACTTCACCTACGACGCCGCCACCGACTCGGCCCGCCTCAACTGGCGCAGGGACCAGAACACGCCCTCGGTCAACGCGGCGAAGAACCTCTTCGACCGCATCAACCGGCGGAACTTCACGATGTACCGGTACGACCTCTTCGGCGGCAACAAGGCCTTCGCCGACAACTTCACCTACCACCCGCTCGGCGGCTGCGTACTCGGCGAGGCCACCGACGCGTACGGACGGGCGAAGGGCTACCAGGGGCTGTACGTCGTGGACGGCTCCCTGATCCCCGGGTCGCTCGGCGTGAACCCGTTCGTGACCATCACCGCCCTCGCGGAGCGGAACATGGCGCGGATCCTCGCCGAGGACCCCAGGTGA
- a CDS encoding glycosyltransferase family 4 protein, whose protein sequence is MHKTLIVTNDFPPRPGGIQAFLHNMALRLDSDRIVVYASTWKHGAEGREATAAFDAEQPFQVVRDRTTMLLPTPRVTRRAVGLLREHGCESVWFGAAAPLGLMGPALRRAGARRIVATTHGHEAGWAQLPAARQLLRRIGEGTDTLTYLGEYTRSRIASAVTDRAAARMVQLPPGVDEKTFHPESGGAEVRARLGLTDRPVVVCVSRLVPRKGQDTLIEAMPRILAAVPDAVLLIVGGGPYEADLRALAASTGVADSVVFTGAVPWSELPAHYGAGDVFAMPCRTRRGGLDVEGLGIVYLEASATGLPVIAGDSGGAPDAVLDGETGWVVRGGAPYDAADRIVALLRDPELRRRMGERGREWVEEKWRWDLLADRLRELL, encoded by the coding sequence ATGCACAAGACGCTGATCGTGACCAACGACTTCCCGCCGCGACCGGGCGGCATCCAGGCCTTCCTGCACAACATGGCGCTGAGGCTGGATTCCGACCGGATCGTCGTCTACGCCTCCACGTGGAAGCACGGCGCGGAGGGCCGCGAGGCCACCGCCGCCTTCGACGCGGAGCAGCCGTTCCAGGTGGTCCGCGACCGTACGACGATGCTGCTGCCGACCCCGCGCGTGACGCGGCGGGCGGTGGGCCTGCTGCGCGAACACGGATGCGAGTCCGTGTGGTTCGGGGCGGCGGCCCCCCTCGGTCTGATGGGCCCGGCGCTGCGGCGCGCGGGCGCCCGGCGGATCGTGGCGACCACGCACGGGCACGAGGCGGGCTGGGCCCAGCTGCCGGCGGCGCGGCAGCTGCTGCGGCGGATCGGCGAGGGCACGGACACGCTGACCTACCTGGGGGAGTACACGCGCTCGCGGATCGCCTCCGCGGTGACGGACCGGGCGGCGGCCCGGATGGTGCAGCTCCCGCCGGGGGTGGACGAGAAGACCTTCCACCCGGAGTCGGGCGGGGCGGAGGTCCGGGCGCGGCTCGGGCTGACCGACCGGCCGGTGGTCGTCTGCGTCTCGCGCCTCGTTCCCCGCAAGGGGCAGGACACGCTGATCGAGGCGATGCCGCGGATCCTGGCGGCGGTGCCGGACGCGGTGCTGCTGATCGTGGGCGGGGGGCCGTACGAGGCGGACCTGCGCGCGTTGGCCGCCTCGACCGGGGTCGCGGACTCGGTGGTCTTCACGGGGGCGGTCCCGTGGTCCGAACTGCCCGCCCACTACGGCGCGGGCGACGTCTTCGCGATGCCGTGCCGGACCCGGCGGGGCGGGCTGGACGTGGAGGGGCTCGGCATCGTCTACCTGGAGGCTTCGGCCACGGGCCTGCCGGTGATCGCGGGCGACTCCGGCGGGGCGCCGGACGCGGTGCTGGACGGCGAGACGGGCTGGGTCGTCCGGGGCGGCGCCCCCTACGACGCGGCGGACCGGATCGTCGCCCTCCTGCGGGACCCCGAACTGCGCCGCCGGATGGGCGAGCGGGGCCGTGAGTGGGTCGAGGAGAAGTGGCGCTGGGACCTGTTGGCGGACCGCCTGCGCGAGCTGCTGTAG